TTGATTAGAGTTGCATCAAAAGGCGATGAGATGAGTCACAACCAGTACTTTTAACATAGTCAAACACAAATCAAAAGCTGGAGAGAACACACATTCAAGTAATTTCCAAAAGGTAAACTTTGTAGCAATCATCTCCTAAACAAACACAACCAATTGATTTAGATTTAGCTTAACAAATTGAATCAGCTGGCGAGCTCATTTTAAATGGTACTAGTACGAGAATACACGATGAACGAGATGAAGAAAAATTATAATAGTTAGAGAAAGAAGCCAAGAAAAGTAGAGACTTATGGTTGATCTTCAATATCTCACAATGGACAaggaaaaagaacaaaactttaCCAAGTTTATCAACGATCCAAGCAAGTATTGCGAGTTAATTGAGAACACAAAAAAGGAAGTTAGACATAAGTCTCTAACTTAGGAAAACCTAGAGAATAGTAGGATTATTGCATGCAGAAATACAGAAATGGAAAAAGAAGTAACTGATTGGAATTATGAATCTAAGCGCAGAGTTCTTTGCTAAactcattctcatagtcaatcacACTAAGCTAATATTCATCTTCTTTTACGTTGATTTTCTGGCAAACAGTCATAAGGATACCTGCAAATTGCAATCGCAAAATTCAAGTGTTTGCTTTACTGAGCTTTGCTTTCTTTGTGTAACAGTCGCAGTATCAAATATAACAAAGACATCAAGATGGTTAAAGTAGCTCCAATAGGATACAAAAGCCAATATTGTACTAAATATGTTTACATCACAAATGTGCACATCCAGCAATGTGGTAGCTGACCCACAAGTATTGTTGACAATGAGATGTCATTaataagaaaaccaaaaatgaaagaaaggcgGGTGATTTTCAGAGTTTAATCACTTCTATGACCACAGATATGAAACAGAAGTCTAAACCACCAAACTAAGAGATAATGATAAAAGCTATGGTGTTTAACGTCTGTACTCCAAATTAAGGAACGTGGGCTGGAGTGCAACCTCGTGGGATGCCCTATGCCTGAAATTGGACCAGAAAGGACAAAATTAGAAATGTGAAAAGAAAAGCCGGCAAGATGGTGAAGGCAAGGGGTTCGACTGCCAAGGTGTAGGGTGACACAATCTTAACACATACCTTGTTTGAAATATTGTTCGAAAGCCAATCTAGTCCTTCGTACAACCCTTCTCCAGAAGTGGCACACGTACTTTGGATATACCTGAGAGAAAGAAGGAGAAAGCATTAGATGACAGTCCTACCTTATGCGCTCCTTGCTAGTTAGGACCAGACTGCACAAATGGCGGTATCAATGTATTTTACCAGTGTCGTTGTCGAAGAGAATGAAGGCCAAGCTTATCGGTGATTTCAGCTGCATTCATTGCATTTGGAAGATCTTGTTTGTTTGCAAAAACAAGCAGCACAGCCTCTCTTAATTCATCCTGCATAGAAATGAAATGAGGATTCAAGACCGCTATGCTACATCCTAGGTTTATTAGTCATATGTCTAATTTAAGAAAGATTCCTCTAACTTCACTTTCTAAATGTTGATAGTACCTCATTTAACATCCTATGAAGCTCATCCCTTGCCTCAACTACACGGTCTCGGTCATTGCTGTCAACGACAAAGATGAGACCTTGAGTATTCTGGAAATAATGCCTCCATAGTGGTCGAATCTGCAAGCAGATCATAAAGAAGTAAACAAATCTGTATTACTtttcaactctttcaagaatcaaCCTGTTGCATAAACTTTAACTCCGTGTTTCTTGAACCGAAAGAATATGGAGAATTACAAGGTTCCAGATGAAGTTTTGTCTAAAAAGCTATCATGACAGTAGAATTTCTTGTACCTTGTCTTGACCTCCAACATCCCACACGGTAAAGCTGATGTTCTTGTATTCAACAGTCTCCACGTTGAagcctaccaatagaaaaagtAGATTGCTGAAAAGAACAATTGCATAGCAAAAACTGACAAACTCAGCATGATCAAAGAAGGAACTTCAGCTATACGCATAGGACAAACATTTGATGAATATGCATAGCCAAAACTGCAGCCATCAAAAGTTATTTAATCCCATAGAGATACGATACTGAATCCCAAAAGATTACATAATTTTCCCATTCAAAACACATGCTGATGCAAATGATCTCAAGGGATTTTGCAAGACTTCGAGGCATTTTCACCTACCAATCTTTTTGGCTATACAGATCAACATAATTTACTTTCAAGTAGTATATCCCAGAATAAAGTCAAAAATTATATACCATTGTAAGCTGCAACTCATGAGATGAAAAGAAATCAGAATTCATAGAAAGCGTACCAATAGTAGGGATAGTGGTAACAATTTCCCCCAACTTGAGCTTGTAGAGAATTGTGGTTTTACCAGCAGCATCAAGACCAACCATAAGAATACGCATTTCTTTCTTAGCAAAGAGGCGACTGAAAAGTTTGCCGAAAGACAGCCCCATCTCTGTATAACTGAAGAATACAAGAAATTCTCAAGAAATCAGAAGGATCAATCCAGAAAATCCACTAGGTCTGCTCATCATGAATATAGGAATGCAACTAATATCCAAAGAGAACAAATAGAGAAGGAAAATTCCTCTGTTGCGTGTGGCTTTTGCAGTAAgcttcattttgtattttgttgtacATTCATGCAGAAAACCGGTCTTTAATTAGGCTGTTTCATGTTTTCATACTGTAGTTCTGTCACT
This DNA window, taken from Nicotiana tabacum cultivar K326 chromosome 15, ASM71507v2, whole genome shotgun sequence, encodes the following:
- the LOC107770727 gene encoding ADP-ribosylation factor 1, translating into MGLSFGKLFSRLFAKKEMRILMVGLDAAGKTTILYKLKLGEIVTTIPTIGFNVETVEYKNISFTVWDVGGQDKIRPLWRHYFQNTQGLIFVVDSNDRDRVVEARDELHRMLNEDELREAVLLVFANKQDLPNAMNAAEITDKLGLHSLRQRHWYIQSTCATSGEGLYEGLDWLSNNISNKA